In Pongo pygmaeus isolate AG05252 chromosome 19, NHGRI_mPonPyg2-v2.0_pri, whole genome shotgun sequence, the genomic stretch tagAATTAGGGGAGTTAAGGAACTTGTTTGTCATATTGGAATTAAAGTGTCCAAAACTACATCGCCACAGAGGTTAGATTTATTTCCCCTttcactcccacccccaccccacaaaaagaagagggaaattcAATTCATTTCTGCATTTGAGGGAATCTGGCCTTTGGAGTTTGGTGTGTAGTTGCCATTGCAAAAGGGAAAGTGTCAGGATGGTTTTCAcgtgtatttgtttttttaaacaaagaatgaTATTGTCGGCAGAAATGTCACATTTGTTCATTCAGCGAACACCCTGAGTGCCTACCAAGTGCCAGATACTTATTGTTGCTCCTGACAGTGGCCAACACACCTGGATGTGTTATCTTGGAATTATGAACAGATTCTGGGTAACACAAAGAAGGGGCTGGAAGAGTTGAGAAAATTTCAGAGAAGGGAACGTTTGAGTTAGGGATAGTAAGTTTTTATTAAATGACCACCTAGGCTGTGTCAGAAAAGCCAGCTGGACATGCCATCTGCTGCCGGGGTAGCGGGGGTTGGCTAATTAATGACAGGCTCCTCCAGTATATTTTCAAATGAGCTAGCGCCGAGCCTGTTGAGGCCAGGTGGCTGTAATTCATCATGAtcgttttctttttcagtttagaAACCTGCTGAAGTGGTATGCTAAGGAGTTCAAAGACCCGCTGCTACAGGAGCCCCCAGCCTGGTTTAAGTCCTTTCTGTTTTGCGAGCTTGTGTTTCAGCTGCCTTTCTTTCCCATTGCAACATATGCCTTCCTCAAAGGTTGGTAAATGGTGGGAAAATCCCATTTTTCCTCAGAAATCAGGTCCCAGAAATCTTTTGGGAAAGTATCTCCAAAGGGAATGGGATGGTCCCCATAGTTTGTGGGAGAATGCTACAGGATCTGGGGTAAATAGCCAGGGTAGATCTTGTAAAGGGACATTAGTGTGGCTCAGGCTCGTGTCTGTGGTCAGCGGGGCTGCACGGCTGCCTCAGTCGTCTGGAAATCCCTTGCATACACATGAAACCTGAGACCATTTAAACGATGAGCTTGTTCCCTTTTGTTTTGTTCCCCAACagaattaatttctctttttgttggCTTTTATTTCTCTGCATTGGATAGTATCATACGGACTTATAAGGTGTAGCATCAGGCTAATCCCTAACGtgcttctcattttaaaattattcttagtGGTCTCATAAtcaatgcttttttaaaaaggtgaccATACATGTGTACTTGATAATGAAGCTAAAACCGCTGAAAATGCTCGTTTCCCATTGGCATCCCCTGGGGTCACTGAATCTGCCTCCTGATCCTCTCACCTATATATAATTACTGAACAAACAGATGCCATGGGGCAGGGATTTCCCTCCCCTTGGATTTTATACCACACAGGTTTAACCGGTAATGGCAGTTTTATTGCCCTAGAGTTTTTCCGAGTTATGTTCTGACCCCCATTCTTGGTTCTTTGGCGAGCTGTCGGTGAGCTGTCACGTAAGTCTGCATGTTGGACAGTGTGGCACATCCAGGTTTCCAGTTCCGAGTTTCCACTTGGAGAAGGGAGTAGAagaaagcaggcaggcaggcagagacAGTGGGAAGGTCATGGACACGTTTGAGTCATGAACAGACCtaaccatttttcttttccccGACTACCTCAGGAAGCTGCAAGTGGATTCGAACTCCTGCAATCATCTACTCCGTTCACACCATGACAACCTTAATTCCGATACTCTCCACATTTCTGTTTGAGGATTTCTCCAAAGCCAGTGGTTTCAAGGGACAAAGACCTGAGACTTTGCATGAACGGTTAACCCTTGTGTCTGTCTATGCCCCCTACTTAGTCATCCCATTCgtacttttaattttcatgttgCGGAGCCCCTACTACAAGtatgaggagaaaagaaaaaaaaaatgaaggaaacaacCACTGGCCCAGGGTAGAGATGCCTACAGGGTGGTTGCTTGTTGGATACAATACAAGGAACACTGCTCAGAACCCACGTCTTCAGCAGCATTTGAAACACTGGCAGCAACGCACAAGAGCAAGATGGTGTCAGGAACCACGTCAAACCCtcaccttcttcctttttttttttttttttttttaaaagacagtctcactctgttgcccaggctggagtaaagggcagtggcatgatctcggctcactgcaacctccgcctcctgggctcaagccatcttccttagcctcccaaatagctagaactacaggcatgtaccaacacgtatggctaattttttttgttttgtgtgtgtgtgtgtgtgtgtgtgtggagacagggttttgccatgttgcccaggttggtctcgaatgcctaggctcaagggatctgcccacctcagtctccctaagtgctgggattacagatgtgaaccactgggCTCAGCCCAAACCTTCACCTTCTAAGGGCACTGGGATGAACAGACCGATCGGCTTGAGAGTGGGCAAAGGGGTGTGGGCTAGATTATAAGGAAGTGGTACCAAATACCTGTGTGCCTGAGTTCCACCACAAGATTACTAAAAGCAGGACCAGACCAGAAACTGCTAAAGAACATGGCCTGTTTGACATGTTCATGAGTCACCTGACCCATAGCATATATGCTTATTATGACTAAACCCTCCACTCCTGATTCTCAAGAGTATATCACCTGTCAGCAAAATGAACAGTGGGATATTTCAGGCCATTTTAAATGTGAAACTTTGCCTCTTTAATGTTAATTCAAAACTATATCAGTGTTTTCTTGTCCCCACCTCTAAcccaaggaaaaaagagaaaacatactaTGCAAAGGAAGTTTAAACTTAGTTTTCCCTAAGGGTCAGCCCAACAATGACTTTCAGTCAAATGGATCAAAgtggaaaatgtttttgtttctgttgtaaaCAGATCATCCTAGgcgaagtttttttttgtttgtttgcttttaagttAGTTTATTTCTAAATCTTAGTCTTCCACATTTCTAGAGGCCACCTGACACAAGTCCCTGTATCTGAAGTCTAGCATCTCAAGGCTGATCTGGAAGTGTGCTAGTATGCTCCCTAGTGGATAACTTAATCCTTTAATACAGTTCCATCATTCCCATCTTGTTTTCAGAAGAGAAGGTGGCTACAGCCAGGCATAACATATCCACTGTGTGCACAGAGGGTCTCTTCACGTTGATGCTTGGCATTCCATCAGCTTTCTCTAAGTCTTTGCTCAAGTTCAACCTTAAAATGATGTTAGACAACAGGTCCCAGTCAGTTCTCTCTATTTTCACCCATTTTGCTCACAAGCCTTATTGGCCTGATTAGTGGTACTGTCTGTCTCACGTGTGTGATCCAAATAAAGGTAGCTGCTGACCACTGCCTGGTTTGTTTTGTGGACTGGGGGATAGAGAATCCAGGGTTCTCTCATGAGGAGTTAAACATATTTCAAGAGCAACAGGAAAAAAGGTACATCAAgccatttgaaaacaaaaatttattgcttCTCCTTCCAAAGCTTTgtgaatttacaaaaaaaaggatgaaagttTACAAACTGCTTAGTTCCAACTAAGCATAAGAGGTGAGAACGTACACTGCAGGGCCACCAGCAGCAGCTGTGCACTGATGTTAAAACTGGCTCCCCCAGACTTGTAGTGCTGTCTTCAGGGGGCTGCATTCCTTACACGCCACCTCTTGTGACATAGGTCATTGGTCAAGCCGCGGAATGCTAcagaggtttttttggttttgaggggcttttttttgttttgacttcCTACTATAAAAGTGAAATTTTCAgttcatttctgaaaaataaattggtCAATAAATTCATTTTGTTCTGCTTCTACTTTACACAAAGCTTCATATTCAACCCGATAcctgaaaaacaaaattgttaGAGGCCCTGAAAAAAAGATGAAGTAAACCACAGACTTAATTCTTCTAGAGAAGGATATAGAGGTTTAAATGATTTCAAGAAATGGTGTGAGttcagaatgaagaaagaaagaggcaaagCCCTACCCAGAGCCACCCATGAGAAATCTCCAGCCCTAGGAAAGTCTTCTTTCAGAGAGCCAGCCAACTTCGTGGACCCTTTCATGCTCAAACTACTAGAGGTGGTTTGATATTAAcaagttttctatttccttcccatcaaatgtaattttatttttaaaaatcttcaaatcAGGATGACAAGTGAGATGCTATTCCTGGGAAAACAATGATGAAGAATAAGGACAAGAAGTGATCATTCCAGAAGGAAGAGTTGGAAATTCAGCTGTGTAAAGAACTTGCTTTACATCATGACTTCTTACCTTTCtagctgcattttcttttctgctattAGAGCTTGAAGTTGCTGCTGTTGAGCTTCTCTCTGCTTTGCTATAGATTTGAGCAAGTTCCGAGCACCGATGGCCTACAGTATTGCCAGAGAAGGCCATGGCTTCACTAAAACCATCTACAGCATCAAGTCCTCAAAGAGGGGAGGGGTTATCTGGGAGCTATGTCAGTcttcagagaggaaaagaaagtggaGCCCCAAAGCTTTTGGGTTAAGTCAGAAGGATTAACCTACTGATCACAAAGTGCCTCAAGAACTAGACGGCAGCTTTGAGGCAGGTCTAGGAGTATTCCTAGAGTCAGGGACACAGGCACAATAGCACATTTGGTGGTGCCATTCAGCCTTGTGCCTTTCACCAATCATACTGTGTaagccttcatttcttcatttataaaatgaggataagacCATCTACATCAGTGCTGATATGAAGATGAAacgaggccaggtgtggtggctcacacctgcaatcccagcactttgggaggccaaggtgggcagatcacttgaggtcaggagtttgcaaccagcctggccaacatggtaaaaccccgtctttactaaaaatacaaaaaaatggccaggcgcagtcactcacgccttaatcccagcattttgggaggctgaggcgggcggattacctaaggttgggagtttgagaccagcctgaccaacatggagaaaccctgtctccactaaaaatacaaaattagccaggcatggtggcacatgcctgtaatcccagctactcaggaggctgaggcaggagaatcgcttgaacccaggaggcggaggttgcagtgagccaagatcgcacaattgcactccagcctgggcaacaagagaaaactccgtctcaaaaaaaaaaaaaaatacaaaaattcagctgggtgtggtggcacacacctgtagtcccagctactcgggaggctgagatgagagaatcacttgaacctgagaggcagaggttgcagtgagccgagattgcaccactgcactccagcctgggtgacaaagcaagactctgtctcaaaaaaaaaaaagattaaaggaaataaagacTGGCATAAGTTCAGTAGGTTAAGTGGACCAGAAGTtattaaaatcttaaataaaaattcacCCACCCACCCCTCTACCCCTCTAAACAAATCAAGAGGGAAGAAGGATGAGAGGGTAGTGAACTAGGGTCCCAGGCCAAGATGTAGGCAAAAGACATGCTGATCTTAccttcatcttttcattttctgcttcttttgcAAGTTGATCAACAAGCTCAATTAAACCACCAACTATTTTCTGAAACTGGCCAATTTCTTttaggaaaagaacaaaaaataaaatatttcctcagTATCATCAATCCCCTTCGGTAGAGTGCTGAGGCAGTGGAGGGCAGAGCGGACTGCCCCTTCTAATTTGTGTTAAAATAGTTCggtgtgggccaggcgtggtggagagcacctgtagtcccagctactcagggggctgaggtgggaggatcacttgaacacaggagttagAGGATGTGTAATCATGCCTGTGaactgccactgcattccagcctggggaacatagcaagaccctgtcacttaAACACTTTGGTGCCTGTTGGCCTGTCTCCTACCCTTGGTCTGAACCTAGAGAAGGGTGGCCAGCTGGACCAGGGCATACCCAGACCTTGCATCCCCACTGAGCCAGCCAGCTGCTATGACCTCCGGCTATGAAAGCACTAGGCCCTTGCTGGGCTCATTCTCCAGACAGACCCCAACCCTGCTTCCCCAGGAGTGACAGGAAGCGCTGTTGTTCACAAAAGGGCAGCCTCAGGACACAAGCGCTGCCTCTGGACTAGCTACAGGTATGACACCAGATTTCAATTAACAGTGGGGATGGGGGCTTCCCACTTGTAACCTCAGAAAAGCAAGCTCACAGCATTAAGTGCCTAATCTCCCACTCACTTTCTCCAATGTCCTGGATGTGACAGAAACACAATTTACCAAggggaaactaaggcccagagaggtgtgTGCATGGCACAGCAATCACAGGTTAGTGACAGAACCCAAGCTACCTTTCACTAATCAAGCTCTCTCCACAACCTAGGAAGCCCCCAGAAAGCTCAGAAGTCCCTTGCTCTAGCTAGATCTGGCTCTGTACTGGCATTGGGCTTGCTTGGCTGCTGGGACAGGAGGCTTCCTGAAGATTTCTAGCCAAAAGATTACTTCAGTAAGTCTGTTGAGCTGCTTCTAGAAACTTCACCTATCACTTCTAACTCCAAATAACAGAGAACCTGCCACTGAGAAGACTTTCTCTGAAGAAATCAAATCATGAGTACATAATTCTATTTCCCACCCCCAAGCCATGGTTGTGTTCCCAGAAAGTTTAAGGTTTCTAAGAGCAAGAAATGAAAGATGGCATATCTAAAAaacaccctcccctccccatcccagtGTTTGGTTTGACTGGTGCTCTGTTGGGGACACATGAGAGCACAAGAGGGCAGACAGAAAAGGGTGGCACGTGGGAACTCACAGATGCCAGATTCAACCTCCAGGGAGCCAGCAGCTCCACTGTGGCAGGGCCAAGATGAGCCTGGGGTACAGTTGGAATGGCAGCTCAAAGCTGAGTGGCACTGTATCTCCCCAATACTCACTGTCCACAAAGTCTTTGCACTCTTCCTTCAGCTCTATGGTCTGCTGGGTAACCTCTGGGTCCAACACCCTCAGCTTGTTCAGTTCATCAAAGTGCAGCCCTGCTTCACCCAGGATGTCCTTGGCCATGGCTGTAAAGAAACAGGCCCAATTCCGCATCACTTCCCAGCCACCCAAGGAAATGCCTGCTGCCAAGCCAGCCCCACTCCTGCCCTTGGACACCAATGCCAAAAACCCAGATGTTCCAAAGGATCCCCGTTCCCTCTGCcaccacctctctgagcctcacctgTTTCCCATCCAGGTTCCCTAGAGGAGTTCTGCTCTGAAGGAGTGACAGTGGCAGTCAGGAGGAGGTGTGTCATAGGAGCAAGGGTCAGGAAAGAATAAAGTCCGCTTGCTTGTCACAGGCATcgttcattcaacacacatttcTTGAGTGCCTACTACATGCCAACACTGCTAGATGCTGGGGGTACAAAGATGAATGCAACACGGTGCCCGCCCTGAAGAGCACATAGTTCAGCTGGAAGAAGACAGACACGGAAACTGAAAAATCACATTGTGTTAAATGCTTGTTTAGAAATATCAGTTAAGAGCCAGAGGAGGACAGAGCCATTAATGAAGGAGTGACATGTGAACT encodes the following:
- the TMEM97 gene encoding sigma intracellular receptor 2 isoform X2, whose translation is MGAPFGECRPLSTRLLFSPANGSGLRSPRGGEAVTEARVSGKARGSGKARGFGPSSHISGNRPNRQTMGAPATRRCVEWLLGLYFLSHIPITLFMDLQAVLPRELYPVEFRNLLKWYAKEFKDPLLQEPPAWFKSFLFCELVFQLPFFPIATYAFLKGSCKWIRTPAIIYSVHTMTTLIPILSTFLFEDFSKASGFKGQRPETLHERLTLVSVYAPYLVIPFVLLIFMLRSPYYKYEEKRKKK
- the IFT20 gene encoding intraflagellar transport protein 20 homolog isoform X2 codes for the protein MAKDILGEAGLHFDELNKLRVLDPEVTQQTIELKEECKDFVDKIGQFQKIVGGLIELVDQLAKEAENEKMKAIGARNLLKSIAKQREAQQQQLQALIAEKKMQLERYRVEYEALCKVEAEQNEFIDQFIFQK
- the IFT20 gene encoding intraflagellar transport protein 20 homolog isoform X1, whose protein sequence is MTHLLLTATVTPSEQNSSREPGWETAMAKDILGEAGLHFDELNKLRVLDPEVTQQTIELKEECKDFVDKIGQFQKIVGGLIELVDQLAKEAENEKMKAIGARNLLKSIAKQREAQQQQLQALIAEKKMQLERYRVEYEALCKVEAEQNEFIDQFIFQK